CCACTACGAATACTTTGCGCCGAAGCAACTATCTAGTGCTGTTGGAAGGTTCCGGTTGAGCTACCGATACGCAGACCAGCCCTCTCAACGCTCCATGGTTGAGGTACCGGCTGCAAACTTGTTTAGCTAGCGACCTGCCCTGGTCCCGGCGTCTTTCTTCCGTGATTGTCGGAGCGGTTGTTTGGAACGTTCCGAATTCCGAATTCCGAGGCCCTCCACCGTTACCACCTCATAATAACATGAGAGCACCTTTGAACACATTGGCTATGCAAGAGTCTGTCCTTTCAACGTGGAACACAACAGCGGCTCGAGGTGCGGCAGGAAAACAAAATTGATGTGGATCTTAGGTGCGAAGCGACCAGACTTGCGCATTAGTGTTTCTTTCACTATGGCACACGTGGGTTCCTCATGTGGTTGGTGCTAGAAACTTTGGTAAGGACCCTGGTCCTATCCATTATCACACTCACTAACAAGGCCGTCGTCAAGCGCTAAACACGAAAATTGTAACCTCAGGCCCGTATTGATCGTGTTGACTGCGATTTCCACGATAACATTCTACAATGGCTACTACAGGCGAATCAACGACCGTACAGGCAGGTAAAAGTCTATCGTTCAGAGACTTGCCGCTCGAGTTGAAGGAGATGGTCCTTGACTATCTGAACAACATCGAGGATGTCGCGTCTCTCCGGCTCGTGTGCAAAGACATGGTCCCTTGGGAGTTCCTTTGGAAAGTACCCTATCGGATACTGTCGATGAAAGAGAGCGCCAAGAAGCTTTGGCAGATCGCAATGACACAGCAGAGATTCACCAACAACGGCATGTGTCGCAACGCTTTACCGGAACACCTAAGAACTATCGTCTTCGAGGCCGCATTGCCATCACGCACCTCGAACATTGACGTCGCCACCGATGATATCGATCTCGGAGGATCCTGCGTTCATACGATCATATCTGATGTCTTCCATACTTACCACGTAAAACGCCACGAACAACTGTGTAACCCAGCGATGGGAAACATCATTTCTACCGCCTTGCATAACCTGGACTCCATCGCTACGATGATGTATCATCCTTTCCATCCTTCACGATTGGACAAAGATCCACGTTCTGACCAGGATCGGCGCAACCTTATTCTCGCTAGCAAAGGAAAAGAAGCACACGAGTTTGCAAATGCAATGTGGATGAACCGTAACATAACGCTCAGAAACCATACAAAATTTACCGAATTGGTATACCTTATGATCTTTCACGATGCCATCAATGCGGTCTTGCGCAACCCTAAGCGGAAAAAGAAGCTTCGTGTACACATAGAAACCAAACTCAATAGCGCACTATGTCGACCCAGGACCTCTACGCATCCAATTCCCGTGGATCAGCTTGGAGACTTTCTCGAAATTATCTACAGTGGCAGCAATCATACGGTTCCTCAGTCCATGCAAGCGGATCTCTCCATCCTAAGTTCCCAGAGACTTGGAACAGGATCGCTTTACGCGGGCTTGAGAGAATTGAGCATCAGTGGGACTGGCTTATGCAAAAGTACCTCCATTCATATGGGAGCTTTAGGTCATCCCGATTGATCCCCAGACTGGTCTCGTCTCCAGAAGCTACGCCTTTCACATACGCAGCAAACTGAGCAGTCTGCATTGTTTCTCCAACGACAGAGCTTCGCCCTTGAGATTCACAACGTCTATTGGCATGACCGATCTTTCGAGCACTACTCTAGGGGATCTTCTCTCCAGAGTGTCAAGGCTTCTGGAATATTCGTTTTTGTAGTTACAAAGCCTGTTCTAAGCCAGGTGTATATCGTAGTGAGCGATCAAGGCGAGGCTGCTAATCTCGCGCAAGAGGATCAAGGGTATTTCAGGCTTTTGGATCGGTCAACAGCGCGGTTTGCCCGGCCTGCTGATATTGAACGTTACATGATGAGTGGTGGTAGCTATCCAGTACTGAGAAAAATCTGGGGATATAATTAAAGGAAGTGTATTGGGGGCTTCAGAGTGAAGTTGTTTCTATTTTGCGTCGATCGGTTGATGTATAGGCACTGTAAGACTCATATGCTCGATCGAGGCTATGTTCTCTTTTTCTAAGTTTCTAGTGTGTTTCATAATAGCTGCAATCAAAGATGTTCATCTCTTTGTATGTTCCAAAAACCAAATGACGGCTTGTAAATGCCTCGATACCTCCACATGGGGTGCCAATGTACCTTTCCATGTATTCATCACAAATGCTACCGACAAACCCAATCTATCATCTTCTAAGAGGAACAATATAGTGATTATCTCACAGAAATTTCCCCAGTAAGCTGAGTCTCTGACAGGCTTCTGAGATGTGATGATAGAACTTAGTTTCAGATCTTACAAACATAATCTGTGGGTCATCGCACGGTCCATCTATTTCCAATTAGGCTGACAAATCTCTCATTATACAAGCATAAGTCAGAAAGACAGGAGAAGACAGCCAATTGCCATTCGAGGAGCGGGCCGTCATTCTTGGACCGAGGTTCTGGATGCACGTCATGCAGGTACCCAACATCGAGATCACGGGTGCGGGGTATGTTTCTAAGCTAGTTATCCCGTAAGATCATAGATATCCCCAACATGCACATATCTGGACCCTGTTCTTCTCATAGCCCTGCATTGTTTCAACTGAGAATTTTACAAAATTGAATTTACCTTTTGTGGCTAGTCTTGCACACAATCATCGTCTTTTGGATCAGAAATGGCGCCTCCATCATTTCGCGAGATTGTGGGAATACCGGCTTCAACAGCATCGACGAACGACTCTTGTTTGTTGATTATTGATGCGCAGAATGAATATGTAAACAGCCATGAGTAACACCATAAGAGACCCTGTCTAACCTTCCCAGGCATCTGGAGCGCTTAAAGTCACCAACGCAGCCGCGAGTGGCAAGGTCATCGCAGACCTCCTCGTAAGATATCGCAAGGCCGGCGGCAAGTTGATTCACATAATGCACAAAGAAGATGACGGAGCGCCTGTATTTACGCCAGGTACTGAGTTAGCTGAAGAATTCAAAGAGGTCAAAGCGCAGGTACGGTGATCAAGCTTTCAGACGAACGATAAAAATTAACACATGCTACCATCAGGATGGCGAAGAAACGATCTGGAAGCTATTTCCTGGCGCCTTCGAGCAAACGTCGCTGCATGAGACGTTGCAGAAGTGGGGAGTCAAGAAAGTCGTGCTAACAGGCTATATGGCGCATGTGTGCGTCTCGACGACCGCAAGAGAAGCCTTCCAAAAAGGGTATGAGGTGATTCTAGTTGAAGATGCCATCGGCGACCGCGATATCCCGGGCGTGCAGGGGGACGAAGTGACGAGAGTGGCATTGGCGGAGCTTGGGGATGTTTTCGGAACTGTTGTTAAGAGTGCTGACATCGAGTAGACTACACGGAATAGTATCTAGAAATTTCGTAAATGAGAGATGGAAAAAACGTGTTATTTCACAATGTACTTATCGAACCCCGCATGCACAAGTTGCCGAGTGTTTCTCAAGCTCCAACGCCCCTCATAACGGTAGCAGTATGGACATACTTGACCTTGCCATCCTCGACCCTGATCTCGTGACTATCTGGCCAAGCTCCGAGGCTGTCAAATTGACAAGAGACTTGCACACTGCCCACTGTCTCGTCGATCACGTACCGTCTCATACCATTTGCCTTCTTACTGCCGCCACGTGGCAAATCTGCCCCACATGGTTTTGTCAACCTACTTCCCTCTACTCTCTCACACTGTGTACCCCAAGATATCTTGCCAGCAGCCGTAGCATCTGTCCACATATCAAGGTAGGCGTCACCGAAGGATTTGAGGAGCGCTCGAGAAGGCTGGGAAGAGCTAGGAAGCGGCGTCCAGATTTCAGCGCGGATATAAGACAATGTCTTTGCAGCATCGAAGAACAGATCTCCAGTCGTGGCGGCGACAGTGTCGATGCTGCTGATGGTGGCTGTGTCGTTGTCGCTATGGCGGATTTGCGTGCTGACGACGCGAGGCTTGCTTTCAGATGTACTGATCCACATCGTATAGCTAGCGCATGCTAATATGTCGGCTGTGGTTCGATTAAGGTCAATACTCGACGGCGTTGAGAGAAGACTAGTCGCGATATTGGAGACCTTGTTGTTCTGTGAGTATGTGAAGTTGGTAGTCACAAGGTTCAGCGAACTGGGATTGCCCGCAGCCTGGGCACTAAGGTATGAGTTTGCGGCTTTGATCAGACCTTCGCGAGTGCATGCTGAGGCTGTTGTGCCAACGGTGAAGGCTGTGGCTATGAGAGTAGTCCGCAGGAAGACAGAGAAAGACATTTTGTTTGTGATCTTGAGACGATCTTGTGACGAATACTGCGTACCTTTAAGGGACGCTGATTTGTAGAGTCGCCCATACATACATGTACTCGGGGAGCCCATCGTTTCGACTGCCGAGAATAAACAGCTTCAAATTGATCCGCCGTAAGGACGAGCATGCATTCATCTAGAATGATGTTCCTCATTGGTGTAGTCATCTATCCGAGCTAGTACCGACGCGTGTAGCAATAAGATGCAACTACCGAGATGCGCATCATAGTAATTGTCGTTCAAAAGTAGAAGAGAAACATGAGCGGCAATTTGTTGTTGAGCACCACTTCATGGCATCCTTGATGGTATCGACGCCTTACGACTCTACTCCTCGGATGATTACAGTTAGCAGTGATCGACTGACAGCAGTCGGCAGGCCAACTACGactgagctgctgatggaGAATCAAAGTGGGTTTTGCTGGTGACAAGTTCAAGCCGAGGAAAGAAGGATGTGGGGATCGGCAAGCACGAGACCACTGCCGGTGATCATTATTCTGCGCTAGACCCAATTAGCCGCGCTAATGACCAGGGGCAGAAACTAGCTTCTAAGATCTCTAGCGAAAAGATGCTGAATCTCATTAAACTACTAAAATAATACAGAGTTATTACAATTTAAACAGGTACCGAGACCGATCGTATGACCCTGTCATATCGTTCGCCGCTGTCTGACCTTCCGGGCTTATcaggacgacgacgaagtTCCCTTCCCACCCCATCCAGCAAGTGCCCATATGCCCTTCACGAGAGCTTCCTCTCCATCATGACCACGCAGGCTCATCTTTTTCTTCTCAATCTGGTACCGTCGTAGTTCCTCAAACACGCCCACAAGCTCATCTTTGAACTCATTGCTTGGCTTGCTCTTCCACACACATCCGACACCGCCAATCTTCGTACAGCAACGCTCGATGACCAGATTTATGATCTCATGTCGTTTGGTGGGGTATGGCTGGGGAGTTGGAAGATGCGTGATGCTTTGAGAGATGAGGACAGTGTATAGATGCAGGAGGGGCATGTGGCGGGCGTCCTTCGGTTGCGTAGCTTCAATGAGGTAGTCCCAAGAGATATGTTCTGCAGTGATGGGCAGGCAGGCGTTTGCACGCCAAATCAGCCGATTCACGCGTGCATTCTTTGTCAGCCATTTCGGTAATACGGCGCCTGCGTTGGCCATCAAACGTGCAAGGCGCACCAGCGGAATCGCAAGGCCAGCAGCCATATCCAATCTACCAATTGAGTCCCAAGATGCTGCTAGAAGGTTGTAGCAATCTAGTATGGAGTTCTGATGCCTGTTTCCTGGGGCGTTCGGCGTGCGTGCAGTAGCAACGAGAGCGGGAATGATGGCTTTGTCGAGAATAGACGTCACAGTGAAGTTGCCAGTGGGATGTCGTTGCCACAGAACTTGCAGACCAGACCAAATCTGCTCCATAAAAGTGTAGAGGCGCTCTGGTGGCTCATCACAGAGCGCCTTCCATATTGACGGTACGTCGAAAGATGCGCGCGACTCCGGCTCCGGTACCACAACAAACCTGCAGGTTGGGCAAGCATTTGTGTTACCTCGCCCTCCCTTAAGCCATCTCTTGATACATTCGTAGCCAAATATATGTTTGCAGGGAAGCGCGACCGGTTGGTGGAGTGCGCCGAAATGCTCGGTGCAGATGTTGCAGGTATCGGCTGGGTGAAGTTGCGTGTCCAGAAATTTGTCCATGACGACTCGTTTGGAAACCGTAGTTGTGTGTGGTTGAAATGGAGGAGTAGGTGCTCGGTAACATAACAGAGAAGACATTTCGCGACACTTTCAAGTACGAGTGAGCGTTTGTGGTGAACGAGTGAATTGTGATGACAACAAAGGCGATTGAGTTTGCGACTTCACTACCCTTGCACTGTCAATGTGTGCTTTATGCTGCAGATTTTATTTGAATGGGAAGAAGACAAGCTGACCTGTACTAACAGGCAGGGTGGGCATTCTATAGGAAAGCCGGAACAGACGATGTTTGCTGTCGAACCACCGTTTGTTCTGGGAAGCCAGCGTGCTCTGACATAACAAGAGTCCTATGATATCAATGTCGAATGATCAAGGGGTCTGTTCGGCGTCTACGCGGCGTCACTTAGGGCATCCATCTCTATGGAATCATGTTAAAAGTTCTATTATAGAACCTAACACTAGTTTTGTAACAACCGCACAAGTTCTTCGTACGCGACCCTCTCACTGTAGTTcgttcttcttcttctcatTCCGTATTTATGGTACCATCGAAGTCTTTCACTATCGATCGATTAGCCTTACCATGGTCATCTGACGTTTCTATAGCGTCCAGGAGTCGTGATCATGTGTAGCTTCTCTGCGCGAGCGCGGAATAACACACGATGAAATAAGTCTGTGCTGGGATAGAGTAAAGAATGTAGGGCCGACGAATATCAGTTTCCGTGTCGCGTGGCTGCAGCACAGATAGTCAGTTGCATTTAGTGTTTTTGATGACGTATACCGGCGAGTGCACTGTCGAAATCCGGGGTTAATTGCCGATTGGGCTGACAGAATGCCATGCGCCTCACTCCATCGGCACTAACGTAATGAACGGCCTTCCTCCAGGATCTCCATGTTTGTCAACGGCATATTTTCTTTGCCGTCGGACACATGACAAGGTGTACAGAACAGCCAGGAAGCAGGGTCATGCTTGCGTACAAGTGCTCACGGTCAGCCAGCGTTCAGGCCTTTGATAGGAAACTTTGGCAGAAGATGCGCTTAGCTCCGCATAAGTCCCGACAATGTCATAACTGAATTTCGGGCACCCAAGCATTGAATACTGATACTGGGTCTATTTCCAGCTCGTGACTCAGGCATCGACGGATGCGTTCATCGCGTATGCAGGGCCCATGACTGCCTCAAGGCCGAGCGCAAGGTCAATGCGTTACCGGCACTGGGACCGACGATGGGTATTAATAGAAAAGTAAAATTTTATACCTAATTGTGCGCACATTCTAATCATCGTATTAGTTCCCAGAGCCGGTAATTATGTGTATTTAGCGATGTGAAGATATAGGCAGATGACTACAGCTACGGGCTGATCTGGAATAGGCGCAGTACTGAGTACCACACAGGTAGTATTACCGACTGTCGTATTCATGTTGGGATGTGAAGAGTGCAGCATCATGAAGACATGATTAGCAGACGTGATGCGAGTGCTAAGTCCAGCACTCAAAATACAGTAGCGAGACTGGTCCCATGGTGGTACAGTCGACCTTATAGGGGAGGCACCCCCCAAGACTACCGCATCTTAAAGTCTTGAATAATTACATCGACACAGCAGGCCTACGCGATCGAAGAGAACCCCTAGCCTGAGTCCAGTACTTCTGGTAGATGGAGTGAACTGATGATGCGACAAAGTAAGTCTGCTCGAGAAGCGTGGCTCCGGATTTAGCCCAATCCAGCCTAGACCAAGGTGCAGTACAAGCGTTCGACGTCTGCATCATCACCAAACGCATCTTTGTGTTTCTGGGTTGTCTCTTGTGAGTTGTTCCACTCGGGAAGGTCGAATAACAGGTTGCTATGGGTACAGGGCTCAACGGGGCTCCTGGACCGCTTGGTCCGTGCAGACTCCCAcgcagacttgtcaacaatcaatcagatcggcatgattgattcctatctaggttaaaggctgcctaatgaagtaattctttaacctatataggaatcaatcatgtcgatcgattgattgttgacaagtctgctCCCACGCCACCCCATACCATATATAACACCCCGCACCACTTTCTAAGCTCTGACTTTTGCGACAAACGTTTTCAAAAACAAATCAACCAAACAAAGCCCCACTAAACGCTGTTTGTCTCACTTCCACTGGATCACACAAAGAGATTTCACAGTGTCACAGCATTCAACACTGCGCGATTGAACTATCCTAGAGCTTCACATCTGAAACTCATCAAGGTACTTTCTATCTTCATTATCTTATCCGGATCGCCCTGTTCCACTAAGCCCAGCCTTAGCTTCACACAGATCAACCTTTTGTCAAGCCTACCCGACTTACTCCTCTATAGTCATCCACGAGCTTTACACAATGGCACATAACGGAAAGAAGTCGTATGTCTTCGCAACCAAGTCTAAGCCTAAACCTAAGCCTAAGCATTCAAAAGCCtcgaagaaggagaagtcCATTCTGCAGTCCGCTCCTTTGCTGAACCACGACGCCAACTTTAACAAGGACGGGCTAATCGAGGGGACTGTGGTCACAGAGGCATCAGTCTCCCAAACTAATGGCTTTCCATGCCAAGATGAACTCACCAAAGATACTGGAAAGCCCGACAACAAGTCAACCTTATCGGTTACCTCCGCCATCATTCCAATGTCGCAGTTGACTACTActgtaacgggctgagcctcgagtcacatgactaggctgctagcctagtcgcttccccggcaacgtgagggccgtgcgccaacccaaacaaagcaggctcgccgcttgcgtcttaccttctttcttcatcttgactgtaaatagcatctggactaggtagctggaatacagtccctacagaccgttcacatacagtcaagatcaagaagaacacgcagaatacgcagaacacgcagaacacgcagaacacgcagaatacgcagaatacgcagaatacgcagaatacgcagaacacgcagaacacgcagcaACCAAAGCACCGCTATAATGAGCTCCCCCGGGGATACTGACATGACGACGAACGATTCGAACCAGCTGTTACAGTCGCTACTACAGAGACTTGAAGACATGAGCACTAGGATGGAGAGGCTGGAAGCACCATCGCACGAGCTACCTCAAACGCCTGGTCACAATACAGACGCCACCACTGATCCAACGCCAACCTCCGAGACTTCGAACACATCTGTGCCTATAACCCCAAAGCCGCGGCACAGCTTACCCCACCCGCCTACGTTTGGTGGAAACAAATCacaatggcgaggatggaagctagagatggagggcaagatcgaagaagacgcgcaAGCTATTGGAAGCCTAAAAGCTCAGCTACGCTACGTCTACATGCGTCTTGATGGGGCAGCGAAAACCAACGTTACAACATACTACGAGATACAAGTTAAAGAAGAATCGCCAAACCCTTTCAAGCTGCTTGACCGCCTTGAACTCCTCTACGGCGAACGAAATCGGAAGGAGAAAGCCATTCAGAACCTCTACTCTATACGCCAGAAGGACGACGAGACGTTTATTTCCTTCTATCCACggtttgagaaagagatggcCAACGCTGACGCAGAAAGCTGGCCTGAGCATACGAAGATATCCTACTTACGCAATGCATTAAGTGGTAGGATAAAGGATAGGCTTGTTGGTACATCAGGAGCAGAAACAAGCACATACGCAAGGTTCGCTCAGAAGTGTGCAGATCTTAGCAACGACATGGAGTTGTTCGGCCAATGGACGAAAACAACCCGCCGTTACGGTAGCCGAACTGCTGAAAATGCACCAACCTATGAACCACCAGCAAAATCAAATAATGCCACGCTCACAGCAGTTTCCCCCGAAGACATGATGGAATGGGAACCTACGCAGCCTACAACTACCCAAGTGAACGCTGTCGGCCTCCGCGGCAAGACCAACATGAATGGATATCCATCTAGGCGTCCCGAAGACCGAGAACTTATTGGAAAACGAGCAAAATGGGTCAACCAAGAGGAAATCGATGCTCGACGCCAGGAACGACGCTGCCTCCGATGCGGCCGCAACAATTGCCGAATAGCTACATGCCCGTTAGCAGCCGCTCTACGACCAACTCACGTTAGCGTCAAGACAGCAAAGAGTACTGTGGTCACCAAGGCAGctgtagaggaggaagatcCAGAAGACTCCGAAGCAGAGCAATAGGAACACGCGGCAGCTCAGAAAGAATGGAAAGAGACCGGAAAGCAAAAGATGGATAGCGATCCCTTTGTACTGGACGTTAGACTTAATGGAACTGACTTTGTCACTGGACTTGTTGACTCAGGTTGCCTTTGCTATTCTGCCATTAATGAACAACTCTTTCGATCTCTGAGACTGCCATCAATCAAGATAGCCCCGCGCCAGCTAGAGGAAGCAGCTGGGAAGAACGCAGAACCAAGTACTGTCCTAGATACAGTTACTTACGCCTCGATAGACATAGACGGCCACCAGCAGaaacgcgtcttcttctacgttgTACCTGGCCTAACTTACGACGTGATCCTAGGAAAGCCCTGGTTAGAAGATGCCGACGTCACAATTTCGGCCAAACAAGGCTGCCTAGATATCGGCGCGTCAAACATCCGCGCATGGAACCACAAGAAAGCGTCATACAAGCCACCACTAATGAAGGCTACTCAGGTGATGGCTTCCGCATTCATGGCGGAggtgagaagaagccgtaggaAGAACAAAGGAGACGGTATTGCGCTCGACACTGGACTGTTCGCTGTTTCCATCGCCGACATTGAGAAAGCTTTGAAACCGCGCAAACGATCCGATCCAAAGACGAAGCTCCCACCCCAGTACCACCAATGGCTGAAGGCTTTCGACCATTTCCTAGCTGAGAAACTTCCCCCACATCGTAAAGGCGTTGATCTCCACATTGAGATTGAAAAGGATCAAGACGGAAACGAGAAGACCATTCCATGGGGTCCGCTCTACGGCATGAGCCGAGAAGAGTTACTAGTGCTTAGGAAAACTCTCACCGAGCTGTTAGACAAGGATTTTATCCGCGCAAGTAACTCTCCCGCAGCTGCACCCGTCCTGATGGTCAAAAAGCCAGGAGGGGCATCCGAttttgcgttgactaccgAGGCTTGAACAACATCACCAG
The sequence above is a segment of the Pyrenophora tritici-repentis strain M4 chromosome 3, whole genome shotgun sequence genome. Coding sequences within it:
- a CDS encoding Retrotrans-gag domain containing protein, with the translated sequence MSSPGDTDMTTNDSNQLLQSLLQRLEDMSTRMERLEAPSHELPQTPGHNTDATTDPTPTSETSNTSVPITPKPRHSLPHPPTFGGNKSQWRGWKLEMEGKIEEDAQAIGSLKAQLRYVYMRLDGAAKTNVTTYYEIQVKEESPNPFKLLDRLELLYGERNRKEKAIQNLYSIRQKDDETFISFYPRFEKEMANADAESWPEHTKISYLRNALSGRIKDRLVGTSGAETSTYARFAQKCADLSNDMELFGQWTKTTRRYGSRTAENAPTYEPPAKSNNATLTAVSPEDMMEWEPTQPTTTQVNAVGLRGKTNMNGYPSRRPEDRELIGKRAKWVNQEEIDARRQERRCLRCGRNNCRIATCPLAAALRPTHVSVKTAKSTVVTKAAVEEEDPEDSEAEQ
- a CDS encoding F-box multi-domain protein, which gives rise to MATTGESTTVQAGKSLSFRDLPLELKEMVLDYLNNIEDVASLRLVCKDMVPWEFLWKVPYRILSMKESAKKLWQIAMTQQRFTNNGMCRNALPEHLRTIVFEAALPSRTSNIDVATDDIDLGGSCVHTIISDVFHTYHVKRHEQLCNPAMGNIISTALHNLDSIATMMYHPFHPSRLDKDPRSDQDRRNLILASKGKEAHEFANAMWMNRNITLRNHTKFTELVYLMIFHDAINAVLRNPKRKKKLRVHIETKLNSALCRPRTSTHPIPVDQLGDFLEIIYSGSNHTVPQSMQADLSILSSQRLGTGSLYAGLRELSISGTGLCKNWSRLQKLRLSHTQQTEQSALFLQRQSFALEIHNVYWHDRSFEHYSRGSSLQSVKASGIFVFVVTKPVLSQVYIVVSDQGEAANLAQEDQGYFRLLDRSTARFARPADIERYMMSGGSYPVLRKIWGYN
- a CDS encoding isochorismatase hydrolase — translated: MAPPSFREIVGIPASTASTNDSCLLIIDAQNEYASGALKVTNAAASGKVIADLLVRYRKAGGKLIHIMHKEDDGAPVFTPGTELAEEFKEVKAQDGEETIWKLFPGAFEQTSLHETLQKWGVKKVVLTGYMAHVCVSTTAREAFQKGYEVILVEDAIGDRDIPGVQGDEVTRVALAELGDVFGTVVKSADIE
- a CDS encoding RING-finger-containing ubiquitin ligase; the encoded protein is MDKFLDTQLHPADTCNICTEHFGALHQPVALPCKHIFGYECIKRWLKGGRGNTNACPTCRFVVVPEPESRASFDVPSIWKALCDEPPERLYTFMEQIWSGLQVLWQRHPTGNFTVTSILDKAIIPALVATARTPNAPGNRHQNSILDCYNLLAASWDSIGRLDMAAGLAIPLVRLARLMANAGAVLPKWLTKNARVNRLIWRANACLPITAEHISWDYLIEATQPKDARHMPLLHLYTVLISQSITHLPTPQPYPTKRHEIINLVIERCCTKIGGVGCVWKSKPSNEFKDELVGVFEELRRYQIEKKKMSLRGHDGEEALVKGIWALAGWGGKGTSSSS